In Selenomonas sp. TAMA-11512, a genomic segment contains:
- a CDS encoding glycogen/starch/alpha-glucan phosphorylase — MGKKKKELGLAKEGMKQRFLQTAQIMWGRELKDLTSHEIYESIAALVKQHITENWIKTNKSYMKRQDKQVYYFSIEFLLGRLMKSNIVNLGEMDLFKDALEELGIDLDSFFQEEPDAGIGNGGLGRLAACFIDSMASLGLPGHGCSIRYQYGLFEQKIVDGNQVEIPDNWLGNGFAWEYRKSDKAINVRFNGNAYMKELEDGSLEAVHEDYMTVMAVPYDVPIVGYKNHTVNTLRLWNAEVNRDFSDYATLTYEQLQEKKNYRNFVESITQYLYPDDSSYEGRRMRLIQEYFFVSAGVQSIVRHAKLSGMDLHRLDEKVAIHINDTHPAVAVAELMRLLMDEEGFEWEEAWEITRKTMAYTNHTIMPEALEKWPIDIFKQLLPRIYMIIEEINRRHLDEVRMRYPNDEQMVHELSIIEDGQVHMARLSIVGSHSVNGVAAIHTDILKKDTLKYFYRYYPNKFNNKTNGITHRRWLIVSNPELSDLIDETIGEGWQKAPSQLTQLNSYVKDASFLSQLDKIKRLRKKDLANFIREKQDIKIDPDTIFDIQVKRIHSYKRQIMNILQVMYLYTMMKEDKAFTIPPTTRFFGGKAAPGYYIAKETIRLINAVAKKINNDKDVADRLKVVFIENFGVSIGELVYPAADISEQISTASKEASGTGNMKFMMNGALTLGTLDGANVEIREAVGQQHCEIFGLRAEEVMNYYQTGAYRAWDEFNMNPAVRMVMTQLVDDTYGGDFHSLYDYLIHGNDEFFVLKDFSAYDAAHRHMNKKYRDRNAWLTSSAINIANSGVFSSDRTIMEYADDIWGVKEVLIP; from the coding sequence ATGGGTAAGAAGAAGAAAGAGCTTGGTTTAGCGAAAGAGGGAATGAAGCAGCGTTTCCTGCAGACAGCGCAGATCATGTGGGGCAGAGAACTGAAGGACCTCACGTCGCATGAGATCTATGAGTCGATTGCGGCTCTTGTCAAGCAGCATATCACGGAGAACTGGATTAAGACGAACAAGTCGTATATGAAACGGCAGGATAAGCAGGTCTACTATTTCTCCATCGAGTTCCTCTTGGGGCGTCTGATGAAGTCCAACATCGTCAATCTCGGCGAGATGGATCTCTTCAAGGATGCTCTGGAAGAGCTGGGGATCGATCTTGACAGCTTCTTCCAGGAGGAGCCGGACGCGGGTATCGGCAACGGAGGGCTCGGCCGGCTTGCCGCCTGCTTCATTGACTCGATGGCGTCCCTGGGGCTTCCGGGTCACGGCTGTTCGATTCGCTATCAGTATGGTCTCTTTGAGCAGAAGATCGTCGACGGAAATCAGGTCGAGATCCCCGATAACTGGCTCGGCAACGGCTTCGCGTGGGAGTACCGCAAGTCGGATAAGGCCATCAATGTCCGCTTCAACGGCAATGCCTACATGAAGGAGCTCGAGGACGGTTCTCTGGAGGCGGTTCATGAGGACTACATGACGGTCATGGCTGTGCCGTATGACGTGCCGATCGTGGGGTATAAGAACCATACGGTCAATACGCTTCGACTCTGGAACGCGGAGGTCAACCGCGACTTCTCGGACTATGCGACACTTACTTACGAGCAGCTGCAGGAGAAGAAAAACTACCGTAACTTCGTTGAAAGCATCACGCAGTATCTCTATCCGGACGACAGCTCCTATGAGGGACGCCGCATGCGTCTCATTCAGGAATACTTCTTCGTCTCCGCCGGCGTGCAGTCCATTGTGCGGCACGCCAAGCTGTCGGGCATGGATCTTCACAGGCTGGACGAGAAGGTCGCCATCCATATCAACGATACGCATCCGGCCGTAGCGGTCGCGGAGCTCATGCGCCTCCTCATGGACGAAGAGGGCTTTGAGTGGGAAGAGGCATGGGAGATTACGCGCAAAACGATGGCGTATACGAACCACACGATTATGCCGGAAGCGCTGGAGAAGTGGCCGATCGATATATTCAAGCAGCTTCTGCCGCGCATCTACATGATCATTGAGGAGATCAACCGCCGTCATCTTGACGAGGTTCGCATGCGGTATCCGAACGATGAGCAGATGGTACATGAGCTGTCCATTATTGAGGACGGCCAGGTGCATATGGCTCGTCTTTCCATCGTGGGAAGCCACAGTGTCAACGGTGTGGCAGCAATTCACACGGATATTCTCAAGAAGGATACACTCAAGTATTTTTACCGGTACTATCCGAATAAATTCAACAACAAGACGAACGGCATCACGCATCGCCGCTGGCTCATCGTGTCGAATCCGGAGCTCTCCGATCTCATTGACGAGACGATCGGGGAGGGCTGGCAGAAAGCGCCAAGCCAACTCACGCAGCTCAACAGCTATGTGAAAGATGCGTCTTTCCTAAGTCAGCTCGATAAGATCAAGCGCCTCAGAAAGAAGGACCTTGCCAATTTCATCCGGGAGAAGCAGGATATCAAGATCGATCCGGACACGATTTTTGATATTCAGGTCAAGCGCATACATTCCTATAAGCGTCAGATCATGAACATCCTGCAGGTCATGTATCTCTACACGATGATGAAGGAGGATAAGGCATTTACGATTCCTCCGACGACGCGCTTCTTCGGCGGCAAGGCGGCACCCGGCTATTATATCGCGAAGGAGACGATCCGTCTCATCAACGCGGTGGCGAAGAAGATCAACAATGACAAGGATGTAGCCGATCGTCTCAAGGTCGTATTCATCGAGAACTTCGGCGTCTCCATCGGAGAGCTTGTCTATCCGGCAGCGGATATTTCCGAGCAGATTTCGACGGCTTCGAAGGAGGCCTCAGGTACAGGCAATATGAAGTTCATGATGAACGGCGCGCTTACGCTCGGGACACTCGACGGAGCCAATGTCGAGATTCGCGAGGCCGTCGGGCAGCAACATTGTGAAATCTTCGGCCTGCGCGCCGAGGAGGTCATGAATTACTATCAGACAGGTGCGTACCGCGCATGGGATGAGTTCAATATGAATCCGGCTGTGCGCATGGTCATGACACAGCTCGTTGATGACACATACGGCGGTGATTTCCACTCGTTGTATGACTATCTGATTCACGGCAACGATGAGTTTTTCGTCTTGAAGGACTTCTCGGCATATGATGCCGCGCATCGCCATATGAACAAGAAGTACAGGGACAGAAATGCGTGGCTGACGTCGTCGGCGATCAATATCGCCAATTCAGGTGTGTTCTCATCCGACCGTACAATCATGGAGTACGCGGATGATATTTGGGGTGTCAAAGAAGTATTAATTCCTTGA
- the glgB gene encoding 1,4-alpha-glucan branching protein GlgB produces MVVSDLSEFDLFLFHQGTNFHAYEMLGAHFIEQDGKKGVRFAVWAPHAKSVSVVGDFNNWDTRDHMMRRIGDGEIWSVFIPGIKEGDVYKYAIEPQWGGPHIMKADPYGFYAEKKPLTASRVYPLGQYEWHDQKWQEEKKGKPSYGRPMLTYEVHLGSWRRSMEGEYLSYRDLADQLISYVKKMHYTHIEVMPLCEHPFDGSWGYQATGYYAVTSRFGTPDDFCYLVDRAHEAGIAVIMDWVPGHFCKDEQGLRHFDGMTLYESDNEQLAENWEWGTTNFDYGRTEVQSFLISNAMFWLNEYHIDGLRIDAVANMLYLNYGRKEGEWSPNKYGDTGNLEAMDFIKKLNEAIFKFHPEALMIAEESTSWPLISKPVYMGGMGFNYKWNMGWMNDMLEYVSLDPIYRKWNQDKVTFSFMYAFSENFVLPLSHDEVVHGKCSLISKMPGDYWQKFAGLRGFYGYWMAHPGKKLLFMGSEFGQFIEWNFDDSLDWHLVEEYPMHTKMQRYSQALNRFYQENRPFWEVDFDWSGFEWISPDDNENSIVTFLRKAEDSNDFIIAVCNFTPEVRHDYRIGVPKKGSYVEVFNSDCEEFGGSGVVNTGIFSSEEVPWHGREQSIRITVPPLATAYFRLQDTLGYVTRILPEEDEPLVEAKSKPGRASSLEKPAATLRLSARTTSTGKDKAQSRKRVSLHNEQYHAAAR; encoded by the coding sequence GTGGTAGTATCAGATTTGAGCGAGTTCGATTTATTCCTGTTTCACCAAGGTACCAACTTTCATGCCTACGAAATGTTGGGTGCTCACTTTATTGAGCAGGACGGTAAAAAGGGAGTGCGCTTTGCCGTATGGGCACCGCATGCGAAGTCTGTCAGTGTTGTAGGCGATTTCAATAATTGGGATACGCGAGATCATATGATGCGGCGCATCGGTGACGGCGAGATTTGGTCGGTATTCATTCCCGGCATCAAGGAAGGGGATGTGTACAAGTATGCCATCGAGCCGCAGTGGGGCGGGCCGCACATCATGAAGGCGGATCCCTACGGGTTCTACGCGGAGAAAAAGCCGCTGACGGCATCGCGTGTCTACCCTCTGGGGCAGTATGAGTGGCATGACCAGAAGTGGCAGGAGGAGAAAAAGGGGAAACCCTCCTACGGCCGTCCCATGCTGACGTATGAGGTGCATCTTGGATCCTGGCGCCGCTCGATGGAGGGAGAATACCTTTCGTATCGTGACCTTGCCGACCAGCTCATCAGCTATGTCAAAAAGATGCACTATACGCACATCGAGGTCATGCCGCTCTGCGAGCATCCGTTTGACGGTTCGTGGGGCTATCAGGCGACAGGGTACTATGCCGTGACAAGCCGATTCGGCACGCCGGATGATTTTTGTTACCTTGTGGACAGGGCGCATGAGGCGGGCATCGCCGTCATCATGGACTGGGTGCCGGGGCACTTCTGCAAAGACGAGCAGGGACTCCGTCACTTTGACGGCATGACGCTCTATGAGTCTGACAATGAGCAGCTTGCCGAGAACTGGGAATGGGGCACGACGAACTTTGACTACGGCCGTACCGAAGTGCAGAGCTTCCTGATCTCCAACGCGATGTTCTGGCTCAATGAGTATCACATTGACGGGCTTCGAATTGACGCTGTGGCGAATATGCTCTACCTGAATTACGGACGTAAGGAGGGGGAGTGGTCGCCGAACAAGTACGGCGATACGGGGAACCTCGAGGCGATGGACTTCATTAAGAAGCTCAACGAGGCGATCTTCAAGTTCCATCCGGAGGCCCTGATGATCGCCGAGGAGTCGACGTCGTGGCCGCTCATCTCCAAGCCGGTCTACATGGGCGGGATGGGCTTCAACTACAAGTGGAATATGGGCTGGATGAACGACATGCTGGAATATGTCAGCCTGGATCCGATCTATCGCAAGTGGAACCAGGACAAGGTGACGTTCTCCTTTATGTACGCCTTTAGTGAAAACTTCGTTCTGCCTCTGTCGCATGACGAGGTCGTCCATGGGAAGTGCTCGCTGATCAGCAAGATGCCCGGCGATTACTGGCAGAAATTTGCAGGGCTCAGAGGATTTTACGGCTATTGGATGGCACATCCGGGCAAAAAGCTTCTCTTTATGGGCAGTGAGTTCGGTCAGTTCATCGAGTGGAACTTTGACGACAGTCTGGATTGGCACCTGGTGGAGGAGTACCCGATGCACACGAAGATGCAGCGGTACTCGCAGGCGCTCAATCGCTTTTATCAGGAAAACCGTCCATTCTGGGAGGTTGACTTCGACTGGAGCGGGTTTGAATGGATTTCACCGGACGATAACGAGAACTCCATCGTCACGTTCCTGCGAAAGGCGGAGGACAGCAACGACTTCATCATCGCTGTCTGCAATTTCACGCCGGAGGTGCGTCATGACTATCGCATCGGCGTCCCGAAGAAGGGGAGCTATGTCGAGGTCTTCAACAGTGACTGCGAAGAGTTCGGCGGCTCCGGCGTCGTGAATACGGGGATATTCTCCTCGGAGGAGGTGCCGTGGCACGGCCGCGAGCAGTCGATTCGCATCACGGTGCCGCCTCTGGCAACCGCCTATTTCCGTCTGCAGGATACGCTTGGCTATGTTACGCGCATTCTGCCGGAGGAAGATGAGCCGCTTGTGGAAGCAAAGTCCAAGCCGGGCAGAGCTTCTTCCCTTGAAAAGCCGGCAGCCACACTTCGTCTGTCCGCACGGACAACTTCAACAGGGAAGGATAAGGCGCAAAGCCGCAAGAGAGTGTCCCTGCACAACGAGCAATACCATGCAGCAGCCCGGTAA
- the glgA gene encoding glycogen synthase GlgA: MKVLYVAAEAVPFAKTGGLADVAGSLPKALRKDGVDVRVIMPKYGKIAQEYIDRMEHVYDGTIHVAWREKYIGLDRLELDGVTYYFIDNTEYFYREGFYGYDDDAERFSFFCRGVLNLLDAMDFWPNVIHSNDWHAGLVSVFLKLEHQGDERYERIRTMYTIHNLKYQGVFPKEAMADSIGLDWKYFTNGDLEFYDAVNFMKGGIIYSDYVTTVSRTYAEEIQNEYFGEMLDGLLRSRKDDLFGIVNGIDYDVYNPATDKDIFYNYDINSLGKKIDNKTELQKQLGLPENRNVPMIAIVSRLVPPKGIDLIVRVMDELLQHEDIQLVVLGTGDRIYEDWFKGLQWRFPKKVSVNIQFSNALAQKIYAASTLFLMPSNYEPCGIGQLIAMRYGAIPVVRETGGLKDTVIPYSSETGEGTGFSFYDYNAHEMMYALKRALRSCTALETWTKLARNAMAQDFSWKQSAKEYEDLYERLVQK, translated from the coding sequence ATGAAAGTTCTATATGTAGCAGCGGAAGCAGTTCCATTCGCCAAGACGGGAGGGCTTGCGGATGTCGCGGGCTCCCTGCCGAAGGCCCTGCGAAAAGACGGCGTGGACGTGCGTGTCATCATGCCGAAGTATGGCAAGATCGCGCAGGAATACATTGACCGGATGGAGCATGTCTACGACGGTACAATCCATGTGGCATGGCGTGAGAAATACATCGGACTCGACCGGCTTGAGCTGGACGGAGTGACATATTACTTCATTGACAATACGGAATACTTCTACCGTGAGGGATTCTACGGCTATGATGACGATGCGGAGAGATTTTCCTTCTTCTGCCGCGGTGTCCTGAACCTCTTGGACGCCATGGACTTCTGGCCGAATGTCATCCATTCCAACGACTGGCACGCGGGGCTTGTCAGTGTGTTCCTGAAGCTCGAGCATCAGGGCGATGAGCGCTACGAGCGGATTCGTACGATGTATACGATTCACAATCTCAAGTATCAGGGCGTGTTTCCCAAGGAAGCGATGGCGGATTCCATCGGTCTCGACTGGAAGTACTTTACAAACGGAGATCTTGAGTTCTATGATGCGGTCAACTTCATGAAGGGCGGCATTATCTATTCCGACTATGTGACGACGGTCAGCCGCACATACGCGGAGGAGATACAGAACGAATACTTCGGTGAAATGCTGGACGGGCTTCTCCGCTCGCGCAAGGACGACCTTTTCGGCATCGTCAACGGCATTGACTACGATGTCTACAATCCCGCGACGGACAAGGATATCTTCTACAATTACGACATCAATTCTCTGGGAAAGAAGATTGACAACAAGACGGAACTGCAGAAGCAGCTCGGTCTGCCGGAGAATCGCAATGTCCCCATGATTGCCATTGTATCGCGTCTCGTTCCGCCGAAGGGGATTGACCTCATCGTCCGCGTGATGGATGAGCTCCTGCAGCACGAAGACATCCAGCTCGTCGTCCTCGGTACGGGCGACCGCATCTATGAAGACTGGTTTAAGGGACTGCAGTGGCGCTTCCCGAAGAAGGTCTCGGTCAACATTCAATTTTCCAATGCGCTTGCGCAGAAAATCTACGCGGCTTCAACGCTCTTTTTGATGCCGTCCAACTACGAGCCCTGCGGTATCGGTCAGCTCATCGCGATGCGCTACGGCGCAATCCCTGTTGTTCGCGAGACGGGCGGACTGAAGGACACCGTAATTCCATACAGCAGCGAGACGGGTGAAGGGACGGGCTTCTCCTTCTATGACTACAACGCGCATGAAATGATGTATGCATTGAAGCGCGCTCTCCGCAGCTGCACGGCGTTGGAGACTTGGACGAAGCTCGCGCGGAATGCGATGGCACAGGACTTCTCTTGGAAGCAGTCTGCTAAGGAGTATGAAGATCTCTACGAACGGCTTGTTCAGAAATAA
- the malQ gene encoding 4-alpha-glucanotransferase, producing the protein MSRREAEHNSQDVFFRSPVGAAEAGSTVQLGIRMKDCEPQTKVILRLWQESAGEKLIELANVSTKNEKDCFYRTSIEMPKKGGLLWYYFIITSPDEETWYYGNNMEHLGGLGGAYDGVPPSFQITVYNKGAKTPDWMKTAVMYQIFPDRFYRKGNGLIEKKGAVIHASWEDQPCYYKDVDTKEIVHYDFFGGNLKGIEEKLPYLQELGISLIYLNPVFESPSNHHYDTGDYHKIDPLLGTNEDFEHLIEKAREHGIRLIIDGVFSHTGSDSIYFNRDDNYESLGAFQSPLSPYYEWYNFHKYPYEYDSWWGFSTLPNVNETTPSYMDFIIRDENSVLRHWMKAGISGWRLDVIDELPEKFTQTFYQEMKKIDPDAVLVGEVWEDASNKIAYGVPREYLCGQEIDSAMNYPFRKAVLDFLLNWVDGRQTMRILESLRENYPKENFYVMMNLIDSHDVERAITLLGEAPFYDGMPAIHQSRFKLDAEHYTLGCLRLQLASMWQMTYPGTPCVYYGDEIGMQGFRDPYNRAPYAWSNPDEDLLAWYRKLIRLRNEHPALQTGDFLPLYSEGHVLSYARTIQAGVDAFGRQQKNESFVVVLNRSRDQAANISIEVGDFADGAFENALDPEERIDVLRGKIALKVPPLSGRIYRLVPKVRRYERKAGILLHPTSLPSPYGIGDLGGSAYSFVDFLQEAGQKVWQILPLNPVGFGYSPYQSPSAFAGNPMLISLDQLVDTGLLLRRDVKQPNDTSTAFIDYERVWSFKRKQLRKAFEAFKKQGFSAEYKAFTAKEDYWLEDYALFEAIKEDSSDRAWYEWEDGLKRRQPEELRKIRERLADEADFHKFLQYHFHRQWRRLKEYAKERGIKIMGDMPIFVSHDSVDVWTHQHLFKLNPDGTAKTVAGVPPDYFSATGQLWGNPQYDWTAMKKDGYAWWKSRFKKLAEQVDIIRIDHFRGFESYWEVDAKAKTAVNGSWVKGPGKPFFDEMKAALGNLEIVAEDLGVITDAVEKLRDDCGFPGMKVLHFSLFLNDKKRIGFRAPENSVIYTGTHDNNTTVGWFLEDLDLETQAAVAELLGVNKEKPKDVAHALIEFAYASESRLAIIPMQDVRKMSSRSRMNLPGTVGVNWRWCLKDESHREEDAKFLRELAEKYER; encoded by the coding sequence ATGTCAAGAAGAGAAGCTGAGCACAATTCACAGGACGTGTTTTTCCGTTCGCCTGTGGGCGCAGCGGAAGCGGGATCAACGGTGCAGCTTGGCATACGCATGAAGGATTGTGAGCCGCAAACGAAAGTGATTTTGCGTCTGTGGCAGGAATCGGCCGGTGAAAAGCTGATAGAGCTGGCCAATGTGTCAACGAAGAATGAAAAGGATTGCTTTTACCGGACATCGATTGAAATGCCGAAGAAAGGCGGTCTTCTTTGGTATTATTTCATTATTACATCACCTGATGAAGAAACATGGTATTATGGAAACAACATGGAGCATTTGGGAGGTCTAGGAGGGGCGTATGACGGGGTGCCGCCATCCTTCCAGATCACCGTTTACAATAAAGGAGCAAAGACGCCGGACTGGATGAAGACGGCGGTCATGTATCAGATTTTCCCGGATCGATTCTATCGGAAGGGCAACGGGCTCATCGAAAAGAAGGGCGCCGTCATACATGCTTCGTGGGAAGATCAGCCCTGCTACTATAAGGATGTCGACACGAAGGAGATCGTGCACTACGATTTCTTCGGAGGCAATTTAAAGGGAATCGAGGAAAAGCTGCCCTATCTGCAGGAGCTGGGCATTTCGCTCATTTACCTCAACCCTGTCTTTGAGTCGCCCAGCAATCATCACTACGACACGGGAGACTATCATAAGATCGATCCGCTTTTGGGGACAAACGAAGATTTTGAGCATCTCATCGAGAAGGCAAGGGAGCACGGGATCCGTCTCATCATCGACGGCGTGTTCAGTCATACGGGATCGGACAGCATCTACTTCAATCGCGACGACAATTATGAAAGTCTGGGCGCGTTCCAGTCTCCGCTGTCGCCTTACTATGAGTGGTACAACTTCCACAAGTATCCCTACGAGTATGACAGCTGGTGGGGATTCTCGACGCTGCCGAATGTCAACGAGACAACGCCGTCCTATATGGACTTCATCATCCGCGATGAGAACAGCGTGCTGCGCCATTGGATGAAGGCGGGCATCAGCGGATGGCGTCTGGATGTCATCGATGAACTGCCGGAAAAATTTACGCAGACCTTCTACCAGGAGATGAAAAAGATCGATCCGGACGCCGTCCTCGTCGGTGAAGTCTGGGAGGATGCCTCCAACAAGATCGCCTATGGCGTGCCGCGCGAATATCTCTGCGGGCAGGAGATCGACTCGGCGATGAACTATCCCTTCCGAAAGGCCGTACTGGACTTTCTGCTGAACTGGGTGGATGGCCGTCAGACGATGCGCATCTTGGAGAGTCTCCGAGAAAATTATCCGAAGGAAAATTTCTACGTCATGATGAATCTCATCGACAGTCATGATGTGGAGCGCGCGATTACGCTTCTTGGCGAGGCGCCTTTCTATGACGGAATGCCGGCGATTCATCAGTCGCGTTTCAAGCTGGACGCGGAGCACTATACGCTTGGCTGTCTGCGGCTGCAGCTGGCATCGATGTGGCAGATGACGTATCCGGGCACGCCGTGCGTTTACTACGGCGATGAGATCGGTATGCAGGGATTCCGCGATCCGTACAATCGTGCGCCGTATGCGTGGTCGAATCCGGATGAGGATCTGCTCGCATGGTACCGGAAGCTCATCCGCCTGCGCAACGAGCACCCGGCCCTGCAGACGGGGGATTTTCTGCCTCTCTACAGCGAGGGACACGTGCTTTCCTATGCGCGGACGATACAGGCGGGCGTCGACGCGTTCGGCAGGCAGCAGAAGAATGAATCGTTTGTCGTTGTACTGAATCGCAGCCGTGATCAGGCGGCGAACATCTCGATCGAGGTGGGTGATTTTGCGGACGGTGCCTTTGAGAATGCGCTTGACCCGGAGGAGCGGATTGACGTCCTGCGCGGGAAGATAGCGCTCAAGGTACCGCCTCTCTCCGGACGCATTTATCGCCTCGTGCCGAAGGTGCGCCGCTATGAGAGAAAGGCGGGCATTCTCCTGCATCCGACGTCCCTGCCGTCTCCGTACGGCATCGGCGATCTCGGCGGCTCCGCATATTCCTTCGTCGACTTCCTGCAGGAGGCGGGGCAGAAGGTATGGCAGATCCTCCCGCTCAATCCGGTGGGATTCGGCTACTCCCCGTATCAGTCGCCGTCGGCGTTTGCCGGAAACCCGATGCTCATCTCGCTCGATCAGCTCGTCGATACGGGGCTTCTTTTAAGGCGGGATGTCAAGCAGCCGAATGATACGTCGACGGCATTCATTGACTACGAACGTGTTTGGAGCTTCAAACGAAAGCAGCTGAGGAAGGCGTTTGAAGCCTTTAAGAAGCAGGGGTTCTCTGCGGAATATAAGGCATTTACGGCAAAGGAGGATTACTGGCTCGAGGATTACGCCCTCTTTGAGGCCATCAAGGAGGATTCCTCCGACCGCGCGTGGTATGAGTGGGAAGACGGATTGAAGCGGCGGCAGCCGGAAGAGCTCCGAAAGATCAGGGAGCGTCTGGCGGATGAGGCGGACTTCCACAAATTCTTACAGTACCACTTCCACAGGCAATGGCGTCGCCTCAAGGAGTATGCCAAGGAGCGCGGCATCAAGATCATGGGAGATATGCCCATCTTCGTTTCTCATGACAGCGTCGATGTATGGACGCATCAGCATCTCTTCAAGCTCAATCCGGACGGCACGGCAAAGACGGTGGCGGGTGTGCCGCCGGACTACTTCAGCGCTACGGGTCAGCTATGGGGCAATCCGCAGTACGACTGGACAGCGATGAAGAAGGACGGGTACGCCTGGTGGAAGAGCCGCTTCAAGAAGCTTGCCGAGCAGGTGGATATCATCCGCATCGACCACTTCCGCGGATTTGAATCGTATTGGGAGGTTGACGCGAAGGCAAAGACCGCCGTCAACGGATCGTGGGTCAAGGGCCCGGGCAAGCCGTTCTTTGACGAGATGAAAGCGGCGCTTGGGAATCTTGAGATTGTCGCGGAAGACTTGGGCGTCATCACGGATGCCGTTGAGAAGCTGCGCGATGACTGCGGCTTCCCGGGGATGAAGGTGCTGCACTTCTCGCTTTTCCTCAATGACAAGAAGCGGATCGGCTTCCGCGCACCGGAGAACAGCGTCATCTATACGGGAACGCACGATAACAACACGACGGTCGGCTGGTTCCTCGAAGATCTCGACCTTGAGACACAGGCGGCAGTGGCGGAGCTCCTGGGCGTGAACAAGGAGAAGCCGAAGGATGTGGCGCATGCTCTCATCGAGTTTGCCTATGCTTCGGAGTCGCGTCTTGCCATCATTCCGATGCAGGATGTCCGCAAGATGTCGAGTCGTTCGCGCATGAACCTGCCGGGCACGGTGGGCGTCAACTGGCGCTGGTGCCTTAAGGACGAGTCGCACAGGGAGGAAGACGCGAAGTTCCTGCGGGAGCTGGCAGAGAAATATGAGAGGTGA
- a CDS encoding DUF2225 domain-containing protein, translating to MAEGSLVYTTKKKCPVCDGEVRVHKLRSKIPMEKTDVDMCVHYAGVNAYAYRIWICEHCGYAEDEAHFTNGISERAKEKIRAFLNGRKIGLQFHEERTLDDGIAALKLAIYYAKLTGEETQAHLAGLNVNLAWIFREKGDSENEAAFLRAAAELYEKSLMTENWPQGSMTDTTCSYMISAIYYELQEYDHAAKFLSPIIQDKSLETKEPQIYKKAKELWTDLRDAMKAKEKA from the coding sequence ATGGCAGAGGGAAGTCTTGTCTACACAACGAAGAAGAAGTGCCCTGTCTGCGATGGAGAGGTTCGCGTTCATAAGCTGCGCTCGAAGATACCGATGGAGAAGACGGACGTCGATATGTGCGTGCACTATGCCGGCGTCAATGCCTACGCGTACCGCATCTGGATCTGTGAGCACTGCGGGTATGCGGAGGATGAGGCGCACTTTACGAACGGCATATCGGAGCGCGCCAAGGAGAAGATCCGGGCGTTTCTGAACGGCCGCAAGATCGGTCTGCAGTTTCATGAGGAGCGCACCTTGGACGACGGCATCGCGGCGCTGAAGCTTGCGATCTACTACGCGAAGCTCACCGGAGAGGAGACGCAGGCGCACCTTGCCGGACTCAATGTGAATCTCGCGTGGATCTTCCGTGAAAAGGGTGACTCGGAGAATGAAGCGGCGTTTTTGCGTGCCGCCGCAGAGCTCTATGAAAAGTCCCTGATGACGGAGAACTGGCCGCAGGGATCGATGACGGATACGACCTGCTCCTACATGATTTCCGCGATTTACTATGAGCTGCAGGAGTATGATCATGCGGCGAAGTTCCTGAGTCCCATCATACAGGACAAGAGCCTGGAGACGAAGGAACCGCAGATATATAAAAAGGCAAAGGAGCTATGGACGGATTTGCGCGATGCGATGAAGGCGAAGGAAAAGGCATAA